The Candidatus Limnocylindria bacterium nucleotide sequence TTCGGTCTGCTCAACGTTCGCGACGGCCTGAACGCGTTGGCACTGTTTACGTTCTTAACCGCGGCCGCGAGCGTCATCGCCGTGGGGCAGTGGATGCGCGCGCGTGCTCCGGCGACTCGCATGCTGGCGCTGTGCGCGTGTGTCGTTTCTCATCCGTTCGTGTTCGACGTCAGCGCGGGGCACTGGGAGGGACTGGGCGTCATCGGGATCGTCCTGCTCGCCGTGGGGCTCACGGAACGGCGGGTTGCGGCTGTGGTCGGCGGCGCGTTGCTCCTCTCGCTCAAGCCGCACCTCTACGCCGGTCTGGGTGTAATCGTGCTTCTGCTACTCGTGGCACGACGCGACTGGCGGACGCTCGGCTGGGCTCTCGGCGTAGTGGGGGGCGCCAGTGGTCTCGCCCTGCTTCGATATCCCGAGGCGCTCGGCGCGATCCTCGGACGCGCTGGTCAGGTCACGGGTCTGGGCTGGGCGACGACCTCGGCCTTCGCATCGAGCATCCTTCCGTCAGCGGTCGTGGGCGTGATCATCGTGTACGCGATCGCGGCAGCCGCGTTCGCCTTGGCTGTGCGGTCTGTGCCGGAGGAGCGCAGGCAGGACGTCGCTATCGCCGGTGGCGCGGCCGTCGCATTGACCGTCTCGCCATATGTCCATCCGTACGATTTACTCGTCCTGTTTCCGGTCTTCGCGATCGCCCTGGCGCTGAACGATCTGGTCGGTCAACCGACTCGCACGATCATGCTCGCGACGACCGCCGGCACAATGGCCG carries:
- a CDS encoding glycosyltransferase family 87 protein, which gives rise to MARNRVRASWLLAHVPFVIVLALVAPVIWPEDGVGDTFRFWFAGHIAATGGSPYDQNAWASAGATYGSLAENVSSTCTPSPFEPACLWAYPPTTALMFAPFGLLNVRDGLNALALFTFLTAAASVIAVGQWMRARAPATRMLALCACVVSHPFVFDVSAGHWEGLGVIGIVLLAVGLTERRVAAVVGGALLLSLKPHLYAGLGVIVLLLLVARRDWRTLGWALGVVGGASGLALLRYPEALGAILGRAGQVTGLGWATTSAFASSILPSAVVGVIIVYAIAAAAFALAVRSVPEERRQDVAIAGGAAVALTVSPYVHPYDLLVLFPVFAIALALNDLVGQPTRTIMLATTAGTMAVGTWLAIIGARIVPALPGVLPVVTLVLLAGAALAARARKSPQARSQET